The DNA region ATAGAGTTTTTACATCTCTCATAATCATCTAAATAAGATTCTAAATTATTATATATTTTTTTATAATTATGTGAATATGTATGGATTCCAATAGCCATACCCTGATTGTCTAATTCCTTCAATAAGGAAGGATTTTCGTCAACTTTGCTGCCAACTACAAAAAATGTAGCTCTTACATTGTTGTCATCTAGTATTTTCAGGATCTTTCTTGTGTTATTAGGAGAAGGGCCATCGTCAAAAGTTAGAAAGACTTCTCTGTTGTATAGCATATTCCTATGACCTTTAATGGCTGTATTATTTAATAAATTTAATTCACTGCTGTATGCATTAGTTCTATTAATTGTACATAGGAATAATAAAATTAATAATGTAATTTTCAGGATATTATGTAGTCGTTTCATGGTTTAGCACCTTCTTTAAAAGATATTTCCTTAGTCTTTAAATATAGGGTAACCGTAATTGAGGAAAGTATTATGGTAATTTATTGGAGTATATGTAATATATAATCTATTTTAGTATATAAATTAATTATTTTGATATGCTCATTGGTACTGTAAATTATTGTGATGCCGTTAGGAGAAAATATTTATTAATTTTATTGCTTAATTTTATGGTTTGAAATAAAAAAATGATTAAGTTAGTTTAGCTTAATCATTTTCTTGATTTTTTCTTTCTAAAATTTCTATAAGTTACCATCTGCATTGATTCTATTAGGGACAAATCTATTTTGAATAAATTTCATTAAAATATCCATAATTAGTCCGAGAAAAGCTATGACAACAGCTGTTGCAAATATTCTCTTTATATCATAAGTTTGTTGATAACTTAATAGTAACCAACCTAATCCTGAGCTGGCTCCCATCATTTCTGCTGCAATAAGCATATAAAATGAGTATCCTGCACTAATTCTGAGACCTACAAAAATTGATGGTAAAATTGATGGCAGTACTACTTTATGGAATAGCTTCCACCTTCCAAGGCCAAAGGATCTAGCTTCCTTTAATATTAGAGAATCCATATTTCTAATTCCGTAAACTGTATTGAACATTATAGGCCATATACATGTCCAGGCAATTATTACTACTTTAGTGCTTTCTCCAATACCTAAAATTAAAAGAAAGATGTGGAACAATAGAAAAGGGTTAAATTGAGAAAAAATTTCTATCACAGGTTCTGCTACTAAATCTATTTTAGAAAACCATCCTCCAAGTAAAAAACCTAAGGGTATACCAATTACAATGGAAACAACGAATCCAAGTAAAGCCCTTTGTACGCTTATACCTGTATTTAATATTAAATTTTGTGAGTGAAGCATATCCCATAATGTTGTCATAATACTAGAAAAGGAAGGAATAAATTGATTATCAAATATTCCTAAGCTGCTGCAAATTTGCCATATTGAAATAAATATAA from Clostridium pasteurianum BC1 includes:
- a CDS encoding polysaccharide deacetylase family protein, whose amino-acid sequence is MKRLHNILKITLLILLFLCTINRTNAYSSELNLLNNTAIKGHRNMLYNREVFLTFDDGPSPNNTRKILKILDDNNVRATFFVVGSKVDENPSLLKELDNQGMAIGIHTYSHNYKKIYNNLESYLDDYERCKNSIEKLIHKTPISYVRMPGGSDNITSEKSVLDSIKTTLNNKNINYVDWNVCSNDADSKEVPTIKIENTIEYQCKNKKTAVILMHDTYYKHSTVESLPKIISYLKENGFIFRTFDDLTEQEETRMAASGIMNRR
- a CDS encoding ABC transporter permease: MSSKKGDTIYKFLIIFIFISIWQICSSLGIFDNQFIPSFSSIMTTLWDMLHSQNLILNTGISVQRALLGFVVSIVIGIPLGFLLGGWFSKIDLVAEPVIEIFSQFNPFLLFHIFLLILGIGESTKVVIIAWTCIWPIMFNTVYGIRNMDSLILKEARSFGLGRWKLFHKVVLPSILPSIFVGLRISAGYSFYMLIAAEMMGASSGLGWLLLSYQQTYDIKRIFATAVVIAFLGLIMDILMKFIQNRFVPNRINADGNL